One segment of Rhodopirellula baltica SH 1 DNA contains the following:
- the ppk1 gene encoding polyphosphate kinase 1, with the protein MTLSHDPAPSQSVGKRPQKSTKTASRRKVETAAADAPRFINRELAWLEFNARVLDQADDPSVRLLERAKFLAITSSNLDEFMMVRVGSLKLQAVSGGGRRDPSGRTATEQLQAISKRCQGHVDRQYELLRNELLPLLGEHKINQVDPAECSDRLLAAAERHFRGDVLAVLSPQALHDRRFPMLPGLGIHLCVQLRPGDEIGPQRTPPPSDSLDNRVPSNLKRNSDTANQQPTPAENISAPEDGAEQTEPETQFAVIPLGRTLGRVIPLPIEKPPIEKGVAPKESDDTSPIESGYSYALLEDLVSHFVDEFFPGREVIQCKPFRITRNADIELREDGAGDLLGGMEEVLESRRLSDVVRLEIDANANSEIRDYLIKSFNVDPQFVFDIDGPLDLTYLFALHGLKGMNTLRDDEWPPQRSPRIDPAESMFTSISDGDIMLMHPYESFDPVVRLLEEASVDPDVLAVKQILYRTSRNSPIVAALMRAAERGKYVTAIVELKARFDEARNIEWAREMEQAGVQVIYGIRGLKTHAKVCIIVRREPQGLVRYVHFGTGNYNEVTANLYGDISVLTCDEILGTDATMFFNAVTGASQPQPLQQLGMAPLTLRRQILDLIQGETERSRQGQKGEIIAKMNALVDTEVIDSLYMASQAGVKIRLNVRGVCCLRPGVPGMSETIEVVSIVDRFLEHARTFYFRHGGDHEMFISSADWMPRNLDRRVELLVPVIDPAARKRLRETLQLYFRDNQNAWRMQPDGSYQRLKPRKNEAPMRVQETLYHQVVENRKAGKHAPQSTFETHRPD; encoded by the coding sequence TTGACGTTGTCCCACGATCCTGCCCCCTCTCAGTCCGTCGGCAAACGCCCTCAGAAAAGCACCAAAACCGCGTCGCGACGCAAAGTGGAAACTGCGGCTGCTGACGCACCTCGGTTCATCAACCGCGAGTTGGCATGGCTGGAATTCAACGCTCGCGTATTGGATCAAGCGGATGATCCGTCGGTACGACTTCTGGAAAGAGCCAAATTCCTGGCGATTACCAGTTCGAACCTCGATGAGTTCATGATGGTCCGCGTGGGCAGCTTGAAACTGCAAGCAGTCAGCGGAGGTGGTCGACGTGACCCGTCCGGTCGGACCGCGACGGAACAGTTGCAGGCGATTTCGAAACGTTGCCAAGGACACGTTGACCGGCAATACGAACTGCTCCGAAACGAATTGCTGCCGTTGCTGGGCGAACACAAAATCAATCAAGTCGATCCGGCCGAATGCAGCGACCGATTGCTCGCAGCTGCCGAACGCCATTTTCGTGGTGATGTGCTGGCGGTGCTTTCACCTCAGGCACTTCACGATCGACGCTTTCCCATGCTGCCTGGTTTGGGAATCCACTTGTGCGTGCAATTGCGTCCGGGCGATGAAATCGGTCCGCAACGAACTCCACCACCAAGCGACTCTTTGGACAACCGAGTTCCATCAAATTTGAAGCGGAACTCTGACACTGCCAACCAACAACCCACCCCAGCCGAAAACATCTCGGCGCCGGAAGACGGTGCAGAACAAACCGAACCCGAAACTCAATTCGCGGTCATCCCGCTTGGCCGCACGCTTGGGCGTGTGATTCCGCTGCCGATCGAGAAACCGCCAATCGAAAAGGGCGTGGCTCCCAAAGAAAGCGACGACACGTCACCCATCGAGTCGGGCTACTCGTACGCATTGTTGGAAGATCTGGTCTCACACTTCGTTGACGAGTTCTTCCCTGGTCGCGAAGTGATTCAGTGCAAACCATTTCGTATCACCCGCAATGCCGACATTGAACTTCGCGAAGACGGCGCAGGCGACTTGCTCGGCGGCATGGAAGAAGTCCTCGAAAGCCGACGTTTGTCCGATGTTGTTCGGTTGGAGATCGACGCCAACGCGAATTCAGAGATTCGCGACTACCTGATCAAGAGCTTCAACGTTGACCCTCAATTCGTTTTTGACATCGACGGTCCCTTGGACCTGACGTATCTGTTTGCACTGCATGGGCTGAAGGGAATGAACACCCTTCGCGACGATGAATGGCCTCCGCAACGCAGCCCGAGAATCGACCCCGCCGAATCCATGTTCACATCGATCTCGGACGGAGACATCATGCTGATGCATCCGTATGAGTCCTTTGATCCGGTCGTCCGATTGCTGGAAGAAGCCTCAGTCGACCCCGATGTCTTGGCCGTCAAGCAGATCCTGTATCGGACCAGCCGCAACAGCCCGATTGTTGCCGCGCTGATGCGTGCGGCTGAGCGAGGGAAGTACGTCACCGCGATTGTGGAACTGAAAGCCCGATTCGACGAAGCCCGCAACATTGAATGGGCTCGCGAAATGGAACAGGCCGGCGTGCAGGTTATCTACGGCATCCGCGGTTTGAAAACGCACGCGAAAGTTTGCATCATCGTTCGTCGCGAACCACAGGGTTTGGTGCGGTACGTCCACTTTGGAACCGGTAACTACAACGAAGTCACCGCCAATTTGTACGGTGACATTTCGGTGCTGACGTGCGATGAGATATTGGGGACCGACGCGACGATGTTCTTCAACGCCGTCACCGGGGCCAGCCAACCGCAACCACTTCAACAACTTGGCATGGCGCCGCTGACACTGCGTCGGCAAATCCTGGATTTAATCCAAGGTGAGACCGAACGTTCCCGGCAGGGTCAGAAAGGCGAGATCATCGCGAAGATGAACGCGTTGGTGGACACCGAGGTCATCGATTCTCTGTACATGGCCAGCCAAGCGGGCGTGAAAATTCGCTTGAACGTCCGTGGCGTTTGCTGTTTGCGGCCGGGTGTGCCGGGAATGAGCGAAACGATTGAGGTCGTTTCCATTGTCGACAGGTTCTTGGAACACGCACGAACATTCTATTTCCGTCACGGTGGCGACCACGAGATGTTCATCAGCAGTGCGGACTGGATGCCTCGTAACTTGGACCGCCGAGTCGAATTGCTTGTTCCCGTGATCGATCCCGCCGCCCGAAAACGCCTTCGAGAAACGCTGCAGCTGTATTTCCGCGACAACCAAAACGCGTGGCGAATGCAACCTGACGGAAGTTACCAGCGTTTAAAGCCGCGAAAGAACGAAGCCCCCATGCGGGTTCAAGAGACACTGTATCATCAGGTGGTCGAGAATCGAAAAGCGGGCAAGCACGCCCCGCAATCGACTTTCGAAACTCATCGTCCTGATTGA
- a CDS encoding ABC transporter ATP-binding protein, whose protein sequence is MSTTSQESQSTAQATGTSASNHISAGVHAGTADCIELRRLHRYFGKTHAVHDISFSVRRGHVFGYIGPNGAGKTTSMRILATLDLPSFGDAFVDGFSVVNDPELVRSRLGFMPDSFGTYRDVNCEEYLDFFARAYGLTGRDRTRRLREVLEFTGTVGMKDKPIRGLSKGMKQRLCLGRALVHDPAVLILDEPAAGLDPRARIQLRQMIRQLANRGKTVLISSHILTELAEMCDSVGIIEQGQLLATGSVEDIQRQRAQHRELTLRVLERANDAADLIRNHLAEQSSKSNGAPVENQSSETDEQSLPPASQVVVDGELVRFEFEGDVRDQANLVAWLIGQGFLIAEVAAHKKSLEDVFLQVTEGLVQ, encoded by the coding sequence ATGAGCACGACTTCGCAAGAATCCCAATCGACCGCTCAAGCGACTGGCACTTCGGCCAGCAACCACATCTCAGCCGGAGTCCACGCGGGCACTGCAGATTGCATCGAACTCCGCCGATTGCATCGCTACTTTGGCAAGACCCATGCGGTGCATGACATTTCGTTCTCGGTTCGCCGAGGACACGTGTTTGGATACATCGGCCCCAACGGTGCTGGCAAAACAACGTCGATGCGAATCCTCGCGACGTTGGATCTGCCCAGTTTTGGCGACGCGTTTGTCGATGGTTTTTCGGTCGTCAATGATCCCGAACTGGTCCGCAGCCGACTCGGTTTCATGCCCGACAGCTTCGGCACCTATCGGGACGTCAATTGCGAAGAGTACCTGGATTTCTTTGCTCGAGCCTACGGTTTGACAGGCCGTGATCGCACGCGACGTTTGCGTGAAGTGCTGGAATTCACCGGCACGGTGGGCATGAAGGACAAACCGATTCGTGGTTTGAGCAAAGGTATGAAGCAACGCCTGTGTCTCGGGCGAGCTTTGGTCCACGACCCCGCCGTTTTGATTCTGGATGAGCCAGCGGCCGGATTGGATCCGCGTGCCCGGATTCAGTTGAGACAAATGATTCGCCAGTTGGCCAATCGCGGCAAAACCGTTCTGATCAGCAGTCACATCCTGACGGAACTCGCAGAGATGTGTGATAGCGTCGGAATCATCGAACAAGGCCAACTGTTAGCGACCGGCAGCGTCGAAGACATCCAACGTCAACGAGCTCAACATCGCGAACTCACGCTGCGAGTGCTCGAACGTGCAAACGACGCCGCCGATCTGATTCGCAACCATTTGGCCGAACAATCTTCCAAATCAAACGGTGCTCCCGTCGAAAATCAATCTTCCGAAACCGACGAACAATCTTTGCCGCCCGCGTCCCAAGTCGTCGTTGACGGCGAACTGGTCCGGTTTGAATTTGAAGGCGACGTTCGCGATCAAGCCAACTTGGTCGCCTGGTTGATCGGACAAGGTTTTCTGATTGCCGAAGTCGCCGCTCACAAGAAGAGCCTCGAGGACGTTTTCCTGCAGGTCACCGAGGGATTGGTTCAATGA